The genomic region CAGAAGAGGGAGACGCATGGCAAGACGTACAACCAGCAGAATCTACTCCCGACTCAGGTACGGGCGTGCAGGAGAACGCCCCTACAACTTCCCCCTATACCACGCTGAAAGAATACCTAGAACGTAACAAAGAACGTCACGAGAATCGCGTTTACTATTGCACCGATGAAGTTACCCAAGCTACTTATGTAGAACTGCATAAGAAGCAGGGTTTAGAAGTCCTATTTATGGATTCCTTTATCGATACTCACTTTATTTCTTTCCTAGAAAGAGAGTATTCAGATGTTAAATTCTCTCGCGTTGATTCTGACTTAGATCAAACTCTACTTGACAAAGATAAAGCTGGGGAAATTGTCGATCCGACTACGAACAAAACTCGCAGCGAATTAATCAAGGAATTGTTTGAAAAAGCCTTGAATAAACCCAAACTCAACATTCGTACAGAAGCATTAAAATCTGACGATCCGCAAGGTACGCCCCCAGCAATGGTGTTGTTACCTGAATATATGCGCCGCATTCAAGAAATGAGTGCTTTTGTCCAGCAGCAAACAGCACAGTTTCCTGACGATCATATCTTACTAGTTAATACCGCGCATCCGCTGATTCAAAACTTAGTCAGCCTCAGCCAAGGTAGTATTATCCAAGGTGAAGGGCAGTCGCCAAGTGCCGAATTAGCTAATTCAATTTGTCAACACGTTTATGACTTGGCATTGATGGCACAAAAAGGATTTAATGCTGAAGGAATGAAATCTTTTGTCGAGCGTTCCAATCAGGTATTAACTCGCCTGACAGATCGCGCTACTAGTGGCTAAATTATCTCATGTTTTGCATTGAGCGACTAGAAGTCGCGGCTACACAAGCGAAGTCTGCCTTCGCAGACTCTAAGATAAATTAACAGCTCTTAAAACCCGCGTCGGCGGGTTTTGTCTGTGTAGTCGCGAATTTCATTCGTACATAAATGTTCGAGGTCGAGCGACCATATTTGTTATGATTACCGATATTTGGACTGTCATTTGGAAAGAGTGGCGCGAACTTTTATTTCAGCGCGGTAGCCTCAAAACAACGATTCTAAGTTGGCTACCTTTAATCTTAATATTCGGCTTGCTCATGCCGATTCAAATTGGTACATTTTGGGTAGACTCTCCCTTTACAATTGCTTATTGGGGTTGGCTACCAACTCTACCAGTTATGGCGCTTATTGCTGATAGTTTTGCAGGAGAAAGAGAGAGACATACTTTAGAAACTTTATTGGCAAGTCCTTTATCAGAAGTAGCAATTCTATTCGGTAAAATTATTACAGTTGTGATCTATGGTTTATTATTAACGCTAATAGTCTTACTAACAGGTTTGATAGCTGTTAATTTAACTCATAACAAAGGAGAAATTTTACTCTATCCGATAGGAATAACTTTAACTGGAATTGGATTGGGAATTTTGACAGCTACAGCTATGGCAAGTATAGGTGTCATTGTCTCTCTCCGCAGCCCCACAGTTAAACAAGCAGCCCAACAATTAGCTTTTGTTTCTATTGCCTTAACTTGGATTCCACTTTTGAGTTTGAGCCTAATTCCAACTCAATTACAAACAAGTCTTTTAAAGTCAGCTAAAAATACTAATATAACTCACGTAATTTTAATCGTTTTCTTGGTGTTGGCGATCGCCAATCTAGGACTCCTATTCATAGCAATCAAAAGATTCAAGCGATCGCGCTTAATTCTCGATTAGGTAGGTGCGTTAATTAACGCACCCTACTGTTTAACCAATGTCGGCAAATTTACGCGCAGTTTCTTAAACATTGCTTCCCGTGCTTGGTTAGCCAAAGTATCATCTAAAGGTGAAAGTGCAATTGATTCTTGGTATTTTTGTTTCAAGGCAGTTTGAATCAACCAATCAGCTAAAAATGGATTTTTAGGTAACAGGGGACCATGCGAATAAGTCGCGATCGCATTTTGATAAACTGCTCCTTCTGTACCATCTTCACCATTATTTCCTAAACCATATATTACCCGTCCTAATGCCTCTACTTGACTTAATTTTGTCCGTCCGCCATGATTTTCAAAACCAATTAAGTAGGGTGGTGAACCTGTCATTGCTACTAATTCCTGTGCTAACTTTTTAGCTGTCACTTCAATAACTAAATTCCCGATACAGCGACGCGCATTTAACCCGGGATGGATAGAAACAAAATCAAATAATCCCAGTCCCTCGATTCGTTGTCCTTCACCTGGTTCGTAGTAATGTCCTAATAATTGCGGCGCACCACAAGTAAAAATTCCTGGCGTACCAGTTTCGATTTTTTCTCGTAACGCCTCAGCTTTAGCACCGCGCAAATCGCGCATGACAATTTCTTGCTGTCTATCTTGTGCGCCACCACCGACGAGGATATCGACTTGGGAAAAATCTTGAGCCGTAGAATCTCGATCTAAAGGTAATATTTTTACCGTATAATTGCGCCATTCACAGCGGCGCTGGATACAAATAACATTACCGCGATCGCCATAGGTACTCATTAAAGTTGGATATAACCAGCCAATTGTAATTTCCATATTTTCCAGATTCATATATATTTCTTGCTCAATTCCAGGTTAAATAAAGGCTTTTATACTTCTCGATCTTGCTTACAACTAGCTGAGTATTGCGGAGATCGGGACAAAATTCAGCTACGTCTTTAGCAAATTTTTCAATATCTGTAGGTAGTCGTACGAATTCTAGACTCAAGCTACTTTTACTAGCAAATATAATTTCAAATTCACTTACTTCTTGCCATGATTTTAATTTATTAATTATGTCTTTAGGAGAAATATCATAATTCCACCCATTAGTCTGATGAATCTTAATAATATCCCAAGGTTCTTCACCCTTAAAAACTGCAATTCTTAACTCTGCTTGTGTGACATAGTTTAAAACTCTAGAAATATACTGGTTTAACCTGTTTTTCTCTGGAGTCAAACCAACTCGATTTTCGCAGCTTGTCAGATAGCCGTGTGGATTCAATAAGTGTTTTAGCTTGACAAAAATATCCCGATAATCTATATAAGATGGGATGATAATAGACAAGCCTTCTACTAAAAGATTGCCTCCATAGTTGTAGACTCCGTAAACATCTTGCTCAAATTCGAGATAGTAAGCTGGCAAAACTTCATTTACACAACTCAATTCGCTATCTTTAAGATACACCTCTTGTTTTAAAATAATTTTCTGCATTTTGACTTGATATTCTTGCTTAATCATCTCCAAAACAGACTCATCAAAATCAATTTCAGCAGCTAAATGTCTTTCTGTCTGAGATAAAAGCATAGTCAGTTATCAGTTATCAGTTCATTCCAACTTACGACTTACGACTTACCAATTACCACCTCTTACAAAATCTTTCTTCCCGTCAAAATCTCCCGCACTTCCAACATGGCAGAATATGTAGGCAAAATGTGTAAAGTCTCATTTGCTGGAGTTTGTGCTAACGCAGTCGCGATCGCCTCTTTTAAATCTTCCTTCACAACCAAATTCATTTTGCTATCTATCTGCGGCTGACTGTAACGCAAACGCAAAGCCATATCGTAAACGCGATCGCCACTGACTATTAAAGTCCCTCCTCGTTCGACTAACTTTTCTGTATCCACATCCCAAATCCACGAAACATCCGTACCATCGGGTATTCTGTCATTTAAAACCATCAACACAGGCGCAAGTTGATGCGATTCCTCTTTGATTTTCCTCTCGCTTACCTCATTCACTGCCCGAATTGTTTCATTCATCCCCACCGGATTTTTAGACAAGAGAATGCGGACGTGTTTACCGCGAACTTGCAACTCCTCAGCCCGTCCGAAAGCCGCCTGAAAGTTAGCTATAGTATCGCGGATTATCGCTTTATCTACGCCAAGTTGCTGTGCTGCTAACACCGCCGCTAGAGTATTGTATTTGTTATATAACCCAATTAAAATTTGCTCCCATTCCCGACTATCGATCGCCAAGGATGGTTTGCGAAAACCGCAGTTAGGACAGTTATAATCCCCCTGGTGTGAAAGATAAACCCCTTGATAAACCAAGCGAGTACCGCAACTGGGACAATAAATTGAGTCTACAGCATGGGGAATTTCATCAAGATAGTGTTCCGGTTCGCTCAGTCCGAAAAATAAGACATTTTGATTAAGCTGTTGACCCATGTCAGCCAAGGTAGGATCGTCAGCATTAGCAACAATAATCGTTTCTGAAGGTAAAGGTGCGATCGCTTGTCCCCAACGCCTGCTAATTGTATCGACTTCCCCATATCGATCCAGCTGATCGCGAAACAAGTTTAACGCCAGAATTAGCCGAGGTTGCAGGGGTGCTAACACCTTGGGAACGATATTTTCGTCTACTTCTAAAATGGCAAAATCTGCATCTAGCGAACCGATGGGGTTTGTGTTTTGTAACAGCGCTGTCATCAAACCATTTTCTAAATTTGCCCCCGCTGCATTGTGGACAACCCGCCAACCTTGACGTTCCAACATCGTGCGTAATAGCAGGGATGTGGTAGTTTTACCGTTCGTCCCAGCAATGAGAATCACTCCTTGCTTCACCTGACAACTCAGCAGTTGCAACAACTTTGGCTGAAGACGACGGGCAATTTCTCCTGGTAAAACGCTAGCCGCACCCAGACGTAGCGATCGCACCCCAAATGTCACGGTTTTTGCTGTCAATACAGCCGCACCCAAGCGCAGTCTATCCATCAATTGCATTTTTCCCACAGCTCGATCTCAATCCGGTTGTATTACTGTATTGTTTTACTGCCTTTTTGGGAAAAGAGGATGGCTGTTGTTGATTTTTAACGATCTGTCCCAAACTAACTGTAGGAAACGCAAACCAACTGTAGGGGCGCACAGCTGTGCGCCCCTACCAATACGTATCTAAATCCGAGATTAGCTATCCGAACCGCGATCGAAAGAGGAATTAGCCAAAAGATCTGATCGCGTGACTGGGGCAGCATAGTAACTAGCAATAATCGCTACCATAAACCACCAAATCGTGTTGATTTCAGGACGATACCAGACAGTATCGGCAATATTGTGAACCAGAGTTCCAAATAAAGCCGCGATCGCTCCAATTAACCAAAATGCTTCTCGACTGCCAGTTTGCCGCAAACGGCGCAGTTGTTGCAACCCTGAGTTGAAGGTGACAACTAGCAACCACAACAAGCAAGCTAAACCAACAAAACCAGTTTCTACGGCTACTTCCAACAAGATCGAGTAGGCACTTAGGGCATTGTAACGAGGCAATTGGTAAAGCGGATAAATTTTGTTAAAGGCAGTGTTGCCAGGACCGATCCCTAAAATGGGACGGTCTTTAATCATCTCAATCACTGCTATCCATACGTTGATGCGAAAATTGTTGCTGCTGTCACCCCGTCCGGCGAAGATACTCAAAAAGCGATCGCGGATTGGTTCGACAAACAACACTCCACCTACTAATACCAACGTTACACCACCGATAAGCAGTGGTAACGACCAAGTACGCCAAAAGGGGGGGAAATGGACGCTCAACACATACACCAATAGTACCAACACGGCAAAAATCGCTACGAGTAGTCCCATCCAACCACCACGACTAAAGGTAAGAACGAGACAGGCACTATTGACAAAAAACATTGTTAGTGCTAGCAACTTGGGAACCCAGCGCTGCCAAGCAAAGACAGCAACCAGACTCAAAACCACGGCTGGTAGGAGATAGCCAGCAAGTAGGTTAGGATTGCCAAGATAGCTGTAAACGCGGGTAATGCGGGTGAGATTAGATTGAGTATCTACCCAAGTTGCTAGAGCATTTGCCCCATAAAACCACTGCTGCAAACCGTAAATGCTAACAATCAGCGCTACGTGGAGGTAGAGGGTAATCAACCAAGAACGAATGCGGGGCGATCGCAAAATCCTCGCAGTCAAGGCAAACAGAACTAAATATAGCGTTAGCTTTTGCCAACCTATGAAAGCAGCGGCTTTGACGGGTGATAGTGCCGTAGCTACTGTAGAGATGCCCCAGTAAAGCAATACCAACAAATGAATTGGGGTCAGAGTATTGGCACGCTCTGGAGCATAACGTCGTTCGTCTGTCAAAGTCAGCAGTACCCAGAAGCTAGCACAAGCAAAGAGTAACACGCCAATTAGGTCATTGGAGACAAATGGCGCAAGCGCAAAGACCAAACTCACTAGTAGAGCTGCCAGAGCTTCCGACCATTGCATCAGCCAGCTACCCTGTCGCCAAGTACTAAATAGCCCGACAACAGAACGGTGTAAGTAGCTTGCACGTCGCCATTCTTGCAGCGGCAAGCTAGATAAAGTAAATTGCTGCCAAACTGAATTCATAAGCATGAGCTGCGGGATAGGGATTGGTCTATCTTAAGTCAACGTTAGGCTGACTTGACTTACCATAATTGCGAATTTTATTTGCCTTAGCTTAATACACAATGTCAGTCACAATTATCTCTACAAGTTTACGATTGTCATTGAATACATTTCTAGTAGTATCCATTAGTACTTGTAAGTTGCTAGGTGAATGCTGAGTTCTTTCAGTCACGCGCGATCGCTTTTCCACAAGTCTCTCTTGTTTCTCCCAAAAAGTCTGTTGGATTTCTAGAAATTCTCAAGGGCTACTTATTTCCACGCATTAGGGTTTTTTTCTAAAATTTTTCGGTCAGCTATAGCAAGTCTAAATTTATATCTACAGACGGATATGAATTATTGAAAAAGTCAACAATAATACATTTCGACTAGATGTATTTAAAGTATATTTATAGGTTCGCCAACCTGTCTCTAATTCCTTCTGAGTTCTTAAGCTATTATTTATGAAAAACACAGCGCATTTTAAATAATAAATCTCCCCGTAGCAGCAAAATAAAGTATCGCTACTAGCGAGAGGATATTGCCAAATTACTAATCATAAATCTAAAATCTTACCAAATTCTTAAAGGGTAATTGACAACCAAGTGTTAAACACGAAATGAAGTCAATTGACCGAAATTAATTCTGCAAATGTTCTACAAATATGAAACACAGCTTTTGGTTGCGAAAGAGCGTTCGACCAACTTTGCTTAGTTTTGCCACGATCGCAACAATATTATTCAGCCCAGCTGTCGTGCGGGCAGATAACTGGCAGGTGGTATTCGAGGATGAATTCAACGGTACATCTCTCGATCTGCTCAAATGGGATACTTGCTATTGGTGGCATTCGGGAAGGGGGTGTGCTAATCATGGAGCGCAAGAAATCCAATGGTTTTTACCAGAGGAAGTGCTGGTACAAAATGGAATCTTGCAAATACGCACTCAAAAACGCAT from Chroococcidiopsis sp. SAG 2025 harbors:
- a CDS encoding ABC transporter permease encodes the protein MITDIWTVIWKEWRELLFQRGSLKTTILSWLPLILIFGLLMPIQIGTFWVDSPFTIAYWGWLPTLPVMALIADSFAGERERHTLETLLASPLSEVAILFGKIITVVIYGLLLTLIVLLTGLIAVNLTHNKGEILLYPIGITLTGIGLGILTATAMASIGVIVSLRSPTVKQAAQQLAFVSIALTWIPLLSLSLIPTQLQTSLLKSAKNTNITHVILIVFLVLAIANLGLLFIAIKRFKRSRLILD
- a CDS encoding type 1 glutamine amidotransferase encodes the protein MNLENMEITIGWLYPTLMSTYGDRGNVICIQRRCEWRNYTVKILPLDRDSTAQDFSQVDILVGGGAQDRQQEIVMRDLRGAKAEALREKIETGTPGIFTCGAPQLLGHYYEPGEGQRIEGLGLFDFVSIHPGLNARRCIGNLVIEVTAKKLAQELVAMTGSPPYLIGFENHGGRTKLSQVEALGRVIYGLGNNGEDGTEGAVYQNAIATYSHGPLLPKNPFLADWLIQTALKQKYQESIALSPLDDTLANQAREAMFKKLRVNLPTLVKQ
- a CDS encoding DUF4253 domain-containing protein, translated to MLLSQTERHLAAEIDFDESVLEMIKQEYQVKMQKIILKQEVYLKDSELSCVNEVLPAYYLEFEQDVYGVYNYGGNLLVEGLSIIIPSYIDYRDIFVKLKHLLNPHGYLTSCENRVGLTPEKNRLNQYISRVLNYVTQAELRIAVFKGEEPWDIIKIHQTNGWNYDISPKDIINKLKSWQEVSEFEIIFASKSSLSLEFVRLPTDIEKFAKDVAEFCPDLRNTQLVVSKIEKYKSLYLTWN
- a CDS encoding Mur ligase family protein, which translates into the protein MQLMDRLRLGAAVLTAKTVTFGVRSLRLGAASVLPGEIARRLQPKLLQLLSCQVKQGVILIAGTNGKTTTSLLLRTMLERQGWRVVHNAAGANLENGLMTALLQNTNPIGSLDADFAILEVDENIVPKVLAPLQPRLILALNLFRDQLDRYGEVDTISRRWGQAIAPLPSETIIVANADDPTLADMGQQLNQNVLFFGLSEPEHYLDEIPHAVDSIYCPSCGTRLVYQGVYLSHQGDYNCPNCGFRKPSLAIDSREWEQILIGLYNKYNTLAAVLAAQQLGVDKAIIRDTIANFQAAFGRAEELQVRGKHVRILLSKNPVGMNETIRAVNEVSERKIKEESHQLAPVLMVLNDRIPDGTDVSWIWDVDTEKLVERGGTLIVSGDRVYDMALRLRYSQPQIDSKMNLVVKEDLKEAIATALAQTPANETLHILPTYSAMLEVREILTGRKIL
- a CDS encoding IctB family putative bicarbonate transporter, which codes for MNSVWQQFTLSSLPLQEWRRASYLHRSVVGLFSTWRQGSWLMQWSEALAALLVSLVFALAPFVSNDLIGVLLFACASFWVLLTLTDERRYAPERANTLTPIHLLVLLYWGISTVATALSPVKAAAFIGWQKLTLYLVLFALTARILRSPRIRSWLITLYLHVALIVSIYGLQQWFYGANALATWVDTQSNLTRITRVYSYLGNPNLLAGYLLPAVVLSLVAVFAWQRWVPKLLALTMFFVNSACLVLTFSRGGWMGLLVAIFAVLVLLVYVLSVHFPPFWRTWSLPLLIGGVTLVLVGGVLFVEPIRDRFLSIFAGRGDSSNNFRINVWIAVIEMIKDRPILGIGPGNTAFNKIYPLYQLPRYNALSAYSILLEVAVETGFVGLACLLWLLVVTFNSGLQQLRRLRQTGSREAFWLIGAIAALFGTLVHNIADTVWYRPEINTIWWFMVAIIASYYAAPVTRSDLLANSSFDRGSDS